In Spodoptera frugiperda isolate SF20-4 chromosome 13, AGI-APGP_CSIRO_Sfru_2.0, whole genome shotgun sequence, the following are encoded in one genomic region:
- the LOC118270505 gene encoding uncharacterized protein LOC118270505: MCEIFPEVKNCCSFASIRVGMLLIAILSISTGAITLGVTEQLSNFGYDKVVSVYGNVTDTPAQALSELTGIVTTTIIIMSVVFMLAGVCLLFATLADQEGYAQAFVWLIFLNIILGLLMIIAITYECLMRTTCYLDSMDWLSGAITLILVVFYLLLWYYYISVANTYVLNGNT; the protein is encoded by the exons ATGTGTGAGATATTCCCAGAAGTGAAAAACTGTTGTTCATTTGCATCCATCCGAGTGGGAATGCTTTTAATAGCAATCCTGTCTATA tCGACAGGTGCGATCACTCTCGGCGTGACAGAACAATTGTCAAATTTTGGCTATGACAAGGTAGTATCCGTATATGGTAATGTCACAGACA CACCGGCTCAAGCCCTCTCAGAGTTGACTGGTATTGTAACAAcgacaataattattatgtccgTGGTTTTTATGTTAGCTGGTGTGTGCCTTCTATTCGCCACTTTAGCA GACCAAGAAGGATATGCGCAAGCGTTTGTATGGCTaatctttttaaatatcatCCTTGGATTACTTATGATAATTGCGATAACTTATGAGTGTTTAATGAGGACAACGTGCTATCTCGATTCTATGGACTGGTTGTCGGGAGCTATAACACTCATCCTCGTAGTGTTCTATCTATTac tgTGGTACTACTACATAAGCGTGGCAAACACTTACGTTCTAAATGGAAACACATAA
- the LOC118270615 gene encoding uncharacterized protein LOC118270615 translates to MKCLDKLPTVISCCFCCFLRAGTVLIAVFSFTIGLLFAPNVSHSSGYWDMNPVLPNYSSVAESTAQMIIGVASIMLCLVSVLLLVGACCNMPVLIQIYQWGAIMYSATIGFIFFVLAVICFLVHTNCYVAGSLLLAFIVCDVLLTGYFIIVTNSLRMSLQYLSSSDIVI, encoded by the exons ATGAAGTGTCTGGACAAGTTACCGACAGTCATAAGTTGTTGTTTCTGTTGCTTTCTGAGGGCTGGCACAGTGTTGATAGCAGTATTCTCTTTT ACAATCGGTCTCTTGTTCGCTCCAAATGTAAGCCACAGTTCTGGATATTGGGATATGAACCCAGTGCTCCCAAACTACAGCTCGGTGGCTGAATCGACGGCACAAATGATAATAGGAGTAGCTTCCATAATGCTTTGTTTAGTCAGTGTGCTACTTCTGGTTGGAGCTTGCTGT AATATGCCAGTGCTTATACAAATATACCAATGGGGTGCAATTATGTACAGTGCTACGATAGGTTTCATATTCTTTGTACTGGCTGTCATCTGCTTTCTAGTTCACACTAATTGCTACGTGGCCGGTAGCTTACTGCTTGCTTTTATTGTGTGTGATGTTTTAT TGACTGGATATTTCATAATAGTGACGAACAGTTTAAGAATGTCTTTACAGTACTTGTCTAGCAGTGACATCGTCATTTGA